One Thermococcus sp. genomic region harbors:
- a CDS encoding metallophosphoesterase: MRIVAITDIHGRAGPVRRLVEKLGEQSFDVLLIAGDITNFSGAETARKVLEQLLSLGKPLLAVHGNCDGRDVPAFLEGLGVGIHDRRVEVGGVGFVGIGGSNVTPFSTVWELSEEEIARILESNYREGDIILSHVPPKDTKADRVHSGLHVGSSALREFIEREEPPLVVTGHIHEARSVDRLGPTVIVNPGPLFRNYYAVIDFDEKKRVVREVELERL, encoded by the coding sequence ATGAGGATAGTGGCCATCACGGACATCCACGGAAGGGCCGGGCCTGTTCGCAGGCTCGTCGAGAAGCTCGGGGAGCAATCCTTTGACGTTCTCCTAATCGCCGGCGATATAACGAACTTCTCTGGGGCAGAGACAGCAAGAAAAGTCCTTGAACAGCTTCTCTCCCTTGGAAAGCCCCTTCTGGCCGTCCACGGCAACTGCGACGGCAGGGACGTCCCGGCCTTCCTAGAGGGGCTCGGGGTGGGGATACACGACAGGAGGGTCGAGGTCGGTGGGGTTGGCTTCGTCGGCATCGGTGGCTCGAACGTTACGCCCTTCAGCACAGTCTGGGAGCTGAGCGAGGAGGAGATAGCGAGAATCCTTGAGAGCAACTACAGGGAGGGGGATATAATACTCTCCCACGTTCCCCCAAAAGACACGAAGGCTGACAGGGTTCACTCCGGCCTTCACGTCGGCAGTTCGGCACTCAGGGAGTTCATCGAGAGGGAAGAGCCACCGCTCGTCGTCACCGGGCACATCCACGAGGCGAGAAGCGTTGACAGGCTTGGCCCGACGGTAATCGTAAACCCCGGCCCGCTCTTCAGGAACTACTACGCGGTCATAGACTTCGACGAAAAGAAAAGGGTCGTGAGGGAGGTTGAGCTTGAGAGACTTTAA
- a CDS encoding pyridoxal phosphate-dependent aminotransferase, with amino-acid sequence MALSDRLELVNPSEIRRLFDLAAGMENVISLGIGEPDFVTPAHIREYAKEALDKGMTHYGPNAGLPMLRRAVAEKLREQNGIEVDPMSEVMILVGANQAFLMGMATFLKDGEEVLIPSPMFVSYAPAVVLAGGKPVEVPTYEENDFRLSVDDLEKHVTGKTRALIINTPNNPTGAVLTKKDLEEIADFAVEHDLIVLSDEVYEHFVYDGAKNHSIASLDGMFERTITINGFSKTFAMTGWRLGFVAAPAWIIEKMTRFQMYNATCPVTFVQYAAAKALRDPRSWEAVEEMRREYDRRRKLVWKRLNEMGLPTVKPKGAFYIFPRIRDTGLTDHQFSELMLNEARVAVVPGSAFGKAGEGYIRISYATAYEKLEEAMDRMEKVLREKRLV; translated from the coding sequence ATGGCGCTGAGCGACAGACTTGAACTGGTCAATCCTTCGGAGATAAGGAGGCTTTTCGACCTCGCCGCGGGTATGGAGAACGTCATCTCACTCGGAATAGGCGAGCCGGACTTCGTCACGCCCGCTCACATAAGGGAGTACGCGAAGGAGGCCCTCGACAAAGGGATGACCCACTACGGCCCGAACGCTGGCCTGCCCATGCTCAGGAGAGCCGTGGCGGAGAAGCTGAGGGAGCAGAACGGCATCGAAGTTGACCCGATGAGCGAGGTCATGATACTCGTCGGGGCCAACCAGGCCTTCCTTATGGGCATGGCAACGTTCCTTAAGGACGGAGAGGAGGTTCTCATCCCGTCCCCGATGTTCGTCAGCTACGCCCCGGCCGTTGTTCTAGCGGGAGGAAAGCCTGTTGAGGTTCCAACCTACGAGGAGAACGACTTCAGGCTGAGCGTTGATGATTTGGAGAAGCACGTCACCGGGAAGACCCGCGCGCTCATCATAAACACGCCCAACAACCCGACTGGAGCGGTTCTCACGAAGAAAGACCTTGAGGAGATAGCGGACTTCGCGGTCGAGCACGACCTGATAGTGCTCAGCGATGAGGTCTACGAGCACTTCGTCTACGATGGCGCTAAGAACCACAGCATAGCCTCCCTCGACGGGATGTTTGAGAGAACCATAACGATAAACGGTTTCTCCAAGACCTTCGCGATGACGGGCTGGCGCCTCGGCTTCGTCGCTGCTCCAGCATGGATCATAGAGAAGATGACCCGCTTCCAGATGTACAACGCCACCTGCCCGGTGACCTTCGTCCAGTACGCTGCTGCGAAAGCCCTCAGAGACCCGAGAAGCTGGGAGGCAGTGGAAGAGATGCGCAGAGAGTACGACAGGAGGAGGAAGCTCGTCTGGAAGCGCTTGAACGAGATGGGCCTGCCAACTGTTAAGCCAAAGGGGGCCTTCTACATCTTCCCGCGCATCAGGGACACAGGTTTGACAGACCACCAGTTCAGCGAGCTGATGCTCAACGAGGCCAGGGTTGCCGTTGTTCCCGGTTCGGCCTTCGGTAAGGCTGGCGAGGGCTACATAAGGATAAGCTACGCCACGGCCTACGAAAAGCTTGAAGAGGCAATGGACAGGATGGAGAAGGTTTTGAGGGAAAAGAGACTAGTCTGA
- a CDS encoding carbamoyltransferase: MILGIHDGHDAGAVLISEENIFAVNEERLNRIKKYRGFPELSVRKVLEMAKVKPEDVEVIAVAGIFRKLSRLRELEANLKSLFGPEFKRKVLFVEHHLAHSASAYYTSGWRDALAVSIDAAGDGLSSSIYVARDGEMIRIAQSTYVDSLGDFYASVTELLGFRPMRHEGKVMSLAAYGKPAYDLSSVIELNGLSFENHLGVIGVEATKKLAEFFRFPLRHSKEIALRLKKGELDGKLQRKAIEIASSAQAHLEKLVEELGLKLREKGPRLAYAGGVAQNVKANAILRHVFGDDNLWVFPAMDDGGLAFGAGIFVKAQMERLDGRWGPFKLEHVYLGPEYGQDYVEDFLRKEGLEYEEVDVSSFVADVLVEGKLVGLFQGGMEFGPRALGNRSILADPRDESVKKRLNVALKRDVFQPFAPSLLWEKADEYLADLNGTPNEFMTMSYKADEEFRELAPAVVHVDGTTRPQAVRKEVNESYYSVIKEFHKKTGLGAVLNTSFNMHGEPIVCSPEDALRTFRKAGLDVLLFGNYVVSR; the protein is encoded by the coding sequence ATGATACTCGGAATCCACGACGGCCATGATGCAGGAGCCGTTCTCATAAGCGAAGAGAATATTTTTGCAGTTAACGAGGAGCGCCTAAACAGAATCAAGAAGTACCGTGGTTTTCCAGAGCTCAGCGTAAGGAAAGTTCTTGAGATGGCCAAAGTGAAGCCGGAAGACGTTGAAGTCATAGCCGTTGCCGGGATTTTCAGGAAGCTCTCCCGCCTGAGGGAGCTTGAGGCCAACCTTAAGAGCCTCTTCGGGCCGGAGTTTAAGAGGAAGGTTCTCTTCGTGGAGCACCATTTAGCTCACTCCGCCTCTGCCTACTATACGAGTGGCTGGAGGGATGCCCTCGCTGTGAGCATTGACGCCGCCGGCGACGGCCTGAGCTCCTCCATCTACGTGGCCAGAGACGGGGAGATGATAAGGATAGCCCAGAGCACCTACGTTGACTCCCTCGGCGACTTCTACGCCTCCGTTACCGAGCTTTTAGGATTCAGACCGATGAGGCACGAGGGCAAGGTCATGAGCTTGGCCGCCTACGGAAAACCAGCCTATGATTTGAGCTCGGTAATCGAGCTGAACGGGCTGAGCTTTGAGAACCACCTCGGGGTCATAGGAGTTGAGGCGACGAAAAAGCTGGCGGAGTTCTTCAGGTTTCCGCTGAGGCACTCGAAGGAAATCGCACTTAGGCTGAAGAAGGGCGAACTCGACGGAAAGCTCCAGAGGAAGGCGATAGAGATAGCCTCCAGTGCGCAGGCCCACCTTGAGAAGCTGGTTGAAGAGCTGGGCCTGAAACTTAGGGAGAAGGGTCCGAGACTGGCCTACGCTGGTGGAGTGGCTCAGAACGTCAAGGCAAACGCAATCTTAAGGCACGTTTTCGGGGACGACAACCTCTGGGTATTTCCGGCCATGGACGACGGCGGGTTAGCCTTCGGGGCCGGAATCTTCGTTAAGGCCCAGATGGAGAGGCTCGACGGTAGGTGGGGGCCCTTCAAGCTTGAGCACGTCTACCTTGGGCCAGAATACGGGCAGGATTACGTGGAGGACTTTCTGAGAAAGGAGGGCCTTGAGTACGAGGAGGTTGACGTTTCGTCCTTCGTCGCCGATGTCCTCGTTGAGGGAAAGCTGGTTGGCCTCTTCCAGGGGGGGATGGAGTTCGGGCCGAGAGCCTTAGGAAACCGCTCGATTTTAGCCGACCCGAGAGATGAGAGCGTTAAGAAAAGGCTTAACGTTGCCCTGAAGAGGGACGTCTTCCAGCCCTTCGCACCCTCACTCCTCTGGGAGAAGGCCGATGAATACCTTGCGGACTTAAACGGGACGCCCAACGAGTTCATGACGATGAGCTATAAGGCAGACGAGGAGTTCAGGGAGCTCGCCCCTGCGGTGGTTCACGTCGATGGAACGACGAGGCCTCAGGCAGTTAGGAAAGAGGTTAACGAATCATACTATTCTGTAATTAAAGAATTCCATAAAAAGACAGGACTTGGAGCTGTTCTGAACACCAGCTTTAACATGCACGGCGAGCCGATAGTCTGCTCCCCTGAGGACGCGCTGAGAACCTTCAGGAAAGCTGGGCTTGACGTCCTGCTCTTCGGCAACTACGTCGTATCTCGCTGA
- the proS gene encoding proline--tRNA ligase, whose protein sequence is MGRVKRERWSKEFSEWYNEIIETAGIQDKRYPVKGMNIWLPYGLKIMRNIEKFIHEEMERTGHDEVLFPALIPETEFQKEAEHIKGFEDEVYWVTHAGLDPLDIRLILRPTSETAMYSMFSLWIRSHADLPFKIYQIVNVYRYETKHTRPLIRVREISRFFEAHTAHDSYEDAERQIREDLEIFDRLAKFLALPYIVSKRPEWDKFPGAYYSLGAEVMMPDGRTLQIGTMHNYRQNFAKAYNIQYETETGDHEYVHQTTFGMSERLLAAVIAIHGDDNGLVLPPTIAPIQVVIVPIPKKDAKVDVFAYAREIAEELRNAGIRVHVDERDIRPGRKYYDWELKGVPVRIEVGPRDVEGGKAVIARRDTLTKEVVERDELVEAVRKTFDEIMENLYNRAKEFLERHIKRVDTIEEAKEVFEDRRGVVEIPWCGEEECGLKMEEELDAKMLGVPYPLETAKAPEGKKCPVCGREAKFIARFARTY, encoded by the coding sequence ATGGGCAGGGTTAAGAGAGAACGGTGGAGCAAGGAGTTCAGCGAGTGGTACAACGAGATTATAGAGACGGCCGGGATACAAGATAAGCGCTACCCGGTTAAGGGAATGAACATATGGCTCCCCTACGGCCTTAAAATCATGCGAAACATAGAGAAGTTCATCCACGAGGAGATGGAGAGAACCGGCCACGACGAGGTTCTCTTCCCGGCTTTAATCCCAGAAACCGAGTTCCAGAAGGAGGCCGAGCACATAAAGGGCTTCGAGGACGAGGTTTACTGGGTTACCCATGCCGGTTTAGACCCGCTCGATATAAGGCTCATCCTCAGGCCGACGAGCGAGACCGCTATGTACTCCATGTTCTCCCTCTGGATACGGTCGCACGCGGATTTGCCCTTCAAGATATACCAGATAGTCAACGTTTACAGGTACGAGACCAAGCACACGAGACCGCTCATCCGCGTCAGGGAGATAAGCAGGTTTTTCGAGGCCCACACTGCCCACGACAGCTATGAGGACGCTGAGAGGCAGATAAGGGAAGACCTTGAGATATTCGACAGGCTCGCAAAGTTCCTAGCCCTGCCCTACATAGTCTCAAAGAGACCCGAGTGGGACAAGTTCCCGGGGGCTTACTACTCTCTCGGAGCAGAGGTCATGATGCCCGACGGAAGGACGCTCCAGATAGGGACGATGCACAACTACCGCCAGAACTTTGCCAAAGCCTACAACATCCAGTACGAGACAGAGACGGGAGACCATGAATACGTCCACCAGACGACCTTCGGAATGAGCGAGAGGCTTTTGGCGGCGGTCATAGCCATACACGGCGATGACAACGGTCTCGTCCTGCCCCCGACGATAGCACCGATACAGGTGGTAATCGTCCCCATCCCGAAGAAGGATGCAAAAGTCGACGTCTTCGCCTACGCGAGGGAGATAGCGGAAGAACTCAGAAACGCCGGAATCCGCGTCCACGTCGACGAGAGGGACATAAGACCGGGCAGGAAGTACTACGACTGGGAGCTGAAGGGAGTTCCGGTGAGAATAGAGGTCGGCCCGAGGGACGTTGAGGGCGGAAAGGCCGTCATAGCGAGGCGCGATACCCTCACAAAGGAGGTCGTTGAGAGGGATGAGCTCGTCGAGGCAGTCAGGAAAACCTTCGACGAGATAATGGAAAACCTCTATAACAGGGCGAAGGAGTTCCTCGAAAGGCACATCAAGCGCGTTGATACGATAGAGGAGGCAAAAGAGGTCTTCGAGGACAGGCGTGGGGTAGTGGAGATTCCCTGGTGTGGAGAGGAAGAATGTGGTCTGAAGATGGAGGAAGAGCTCGACGCCAAGATGCTCGGTGTTCCCTACCCGCTTGAGACCGCCAAGGCACCGGAAGGGAAGAAGTGCCCCGTTTGTGGAAGGGAGGCGAAGTTCATAGCGAGGTTCGCGAGGACTTACTGA
- a CDS encoding NAD(P)-dependent oxidoreductase produces the protein MRPKVAVLFKMKSKPLEELKKYADVEFILYPSVEELKERIGEFDGVIVSPLNPFPKEVIERAKKLKVISCHSAGYDHVDVEEATRRGIYVTKVSGWLSEAVAEFAVGLTIALLRKIAYTDRFIRSGKWDSHKTVWGGFKEIETVYGKKVGILGMGAIGKAIARRMKTMGTEILYWSRSRKEDIEREVGAVYKPLEDVLRESDIVILALPATPETYHIINEERIKLLEGKYLVNIGRGTLVDEKAVVKALEEGKLKGYATDVFEKEPVQEHELFKYEWETVLTPHYAGLSREAMEDMGFQAVKNLLAVLRGEVPKDLVNREVLKIRPPEEVKML, from the coding sequence ATGAGGCCGAAGGTGGCTGTTCTATTCAAGATGAAGAGCAAACCCCTTGAGGAACTCAAGAAGTACGCTGACGTCGAGTTCATTCTGTACCCGAGCGTTGAAGAGCTCAAGGAGAGGATTGGTGAATTTGATGGCGTGATAGTTTCTCCCTTAAACCCCTTTCCAAAGGAGGTCATCGAGAGGGCGAAAAAGCTAAAGGTGATAAGCTGTCACTCAGCTGGCTACGACCACGTTGACGTTGAAGAGGCCACGAGGCGCGGGATTTACGTTACCAAGGTCTCCGGCTGGCTCAGCGAGGCCGTTGCCGAGTTCGCCGTTGGCTTAACTATAGCGCTCCTCAGGAAGATAGCCTACACGGACAGGTTCATCCGTTCGGGAAAGTGGGACTCACACAAGACCGTGTGGGGCGGGTTTAAAGAAATTGAGACTGTCTACGGCAAGAAAGTTGGTATCCTCGGCATGGGGGCAATAGGGAAGGCAATAGCGAGGAGAATGAAGACGATGGGGACGGAGATACTCTACTGGTCGCGCTCACGGAAAGAGGATATCGAGAGGGAAGTTGGTGCAGTTTACAAACCGTTGGAGGACGTCCTGAGGGAGAGTGATATAGTTATTTTAGCGCTTCCCGCAACGCCCGAGACCTACCACATAATCAACGAGGAGAGGATAAAGCTCCTTGAGGGCAAGTACCTGGTGAACATAGGGCGCGGAACGCTGGTTGATGAGAAAGCGGTCGTTAAGGCCCTTGAAGAGGGCAAGCTTAAGGGCTACGCCACCGATGTCTTCGAGAAGGAGCCAGTTCAGGAGCACGAGCTCTTTAAATACGAATGGGAAACGGTCTTAACGCCTCACTACGCCGGTCTTTCGAGGGAAGCAATGGAGGACATGGGATTCCAGGCAGTGAAGAACCTCCTCGCGGTTCTGCGTGGTGAAGTTCCAAAAGACCTCGTGAACCGCGAGGTTCTCAAAATCCGCCCGCCGGAAGAGGTTAAGATGCTGTGA
- a CDS encoding M42 family metallopeptidase, protein MLIGELREMTSVPGISGYEEKVREKIAEWVEPYADYTIDAIGNLLVELGEGELKGIFMAHMDEIGLLITGIRQDGKLTFRKIGGIDDRLLYGRHLDVVTENGKLDGVIGVLPVHLNLERKFDTVPWSKLVIDIGAESREEAEKLGVKVLDYAVFKKHFAVLNGRYVSTRSLDDRFGVVALVEAIKDLVDHDLDGRWMFAFTVQEEIGLKGARFLAERYSPKYAFAIDSFACCGDLTGDVKLGGGAVIRAVDSSAIYTRALARKVAEIAQRNEIPLQVGVTGGGTDASVFQHKSEVLALSVPIKYLHSEVEMLHLGDLKTLIKLIEAIAFEL, encoded by the coding sequence ATGCTTATCGGAGAACTCAGGGAGATGACCTCCGTCCCCGGAATTTCCGGCTACGAGGAGAAGGTCAGGGAAAAGATAGCCGAGTGGGTGGAACCCTACGCGGATTACACAATTGACGCCATCGGAAACCTCCTCGTCGAGCTCGGCGAGGGCGAACTTAAGGGAATCTTCATGGCCCACATGGATGAGATCGGGCTTTTGATTACCGGAATCCGGCAGGATGGGAAGCTGACCTTCAGGAAAATCGGAGGAATAGACGACAGGCTTCTGTACGGGAGGCATTTAGACGTTGTCACCGAGAACGGGAAGCTCGACGGTGTTATCGGCGTCCTGCCCGTTCACCTTAACCTTGAGCGGAAGTTCGACACGGTTCCGTGGAGCAAGCTTGTCATTGATATAGGCGCGGAGAGCAGGGAAGAGGCGGAAAAGCTCGGCGTTAAGGTTCTCGACTACGCGGTCTTCAAGAAGCACTTCGCGGTTCTGAACGGCCGTTACGTCTCGACCCGCTCGCTGGATGACCGCTTTGGCGTTGTGGCGCTCGTTGAGGCAATCAAAGATCTCGTCGACCACGACCTCGATGGGAGGTGGATGTTTGCCTTCACCGTTCAGGAGGAGATAGGCCTCAAGGGCGCGCGCTTTTTGGCGGAGAGGTACTCGCCCAAGTACGCGTTCGCAATAGACTCCTTCGCCTGCTGTGGAGATTTGACCGGCGACGTTAAGCTTGGCGGGGGAGCGGTCATAAGGGCCGTCGACAGCTCCGCCATCTACACCAGAGCTCTCGCAAGGAAGGTCGCTGAAATCGCTCAAAGGAACGAAATCCCTCTTCAGGTTGGCGTTACAGGCGGTGGAACCGACGCATCGGTCTTCCAGCACAAGAGCGAGGTTCTCGCTTTGAGCGTGCCCATTAAATACCTCCACAGCGAGGTCGAGATGCTTCATCTCGGCGACCTTAAGACGCTGATAAAGCTCATCGAGGCTATCGCCTTTGAGCTTTAG
- a CDS encoding sulfite exporter TauE/SafE family protein, with product MLKYAGYFAIGVFIGLLAAMFGLGGGFLIVPTLNFLGVEIHHAVGTSSAAVVFTSLSSAIAYHRQRRIHYKAGLLLASTAVPGAYIGAWSTSYISSAQLKVIFGVVLFLVSIKIYRKKSAEPHEVRLEDVKLDYRLIPVGGFIAGIASGLLGIGGGAINVPFLTAIGFPIHYAVATSSFAIVFTATSGALKHYMMGNVEVEWLLLLVPGLIIGAQLGAKIAKRTKASSLGKAFAIVLAFLAVRMVLKGLGYPVP from the coding sequence CTGCTCAAATACGCCGGCTACTTTGCGATTGGGGTCTTCATAGGGCTCCTCGCTGCAATGTTCGGGCTCGGAGGGGGTTTTCTTATAGTGCCTACCCTCAACTTCCTCGGAGTTGAGATACATCATGCCGTTGGAACTTCGAGTGCAGCTGTGGTTTTCACGTCGCTAAGCTCGGCCATAGCGTATCACAGGCAGCGCAGAATCCACTACAAAGCCGGTCTTCTGTTGGCCTCAACGGCCGTTCCGGGTGCATACATAGGAGCATGGTCAACGAGCTACATAAGCTCCGCCCAGCTCAAGGTCATCTTCGGTGTTGTGCTCTTCCTCGTCTCGATAAAGATTTACAGGAAGAAAAGCGCCGAGCCGCACGAGGTCAGGCTTGAAGATGTGAAGCTCGACTACAGGCTCATCCCGGTTGGCGGCTTCATAGCCGGAATCGCCAGCGGTCTGCTCGGCATAGGCGGTGGTGCCATAAACGTGCCCTTCCTTACAGCCATCGGTTTTCCGATACACTACGCGGTGGCAACTTCAAGCTTTGCCATCGTTTTCACGGCAACGAGCGGGGCTTTGAAGCACTACATGATGGGCAACGTCGAAGTTGAGTGGCTTCTCCTCCTCGTTCCCGGGTTGATAATCGGCGCCCAGCTCGGTGCTAAGATAGCGAAGAGGACTAAGGCTTCTTCCCTCGGCAAGGCCTTCGCCATAGTTCTGGCCTTTTTAGCTGTGAGAATGGTTCTCAAGGGGCTGGGCTACCCGGTTCCGTAG
- a CDS encoding sulfite exporter TauE/SafE family protein — MLSYLLDFLIGLVIGLIAGLFGIGGGFLIVPTLTMLGEPIHLAIGTSLACIAISAFASAYTHLRKGTVLFRVVLIKEAFSIPTAVLGAYLSTFFPDRLLKVIFALLLIYLAYVMAKEKRECVPEVGEVNYRRVPVVGVLAGLTSGLLGISGGVLNVPLFHTYIGLPMRYAVGTSSLSLFFTALAGALAHYRLGQVDVYSAIILAPGLIVGARAGAMAVHRLNPVILRKAFAVILVLVALKMML, encoded by the coding sequence ATGCTCTCCTACCTCCTCGACTTCCTCATCGGGCTCGTCATCGGGCTCATTGCAGGGCTTTTCGGCATAGGCGGTGGTTTTTTAATAGTCCCGACCCTGACGATGCTCGGTGAGCCAATTCATCTCGCCATAGGAACCAGCCTTGCCTGCATAGCAATAAGTGCTTTCGCCTCGGCCTACACCCACCTCCGGAAGGGGACGGTTCTATTTCGGGTGGTTCTCATAAAGGAGGCATTTTCCATACCAACCGCCGTGCTGGGCGCTTACCTTTCGACGTTTTTTCCTGACAGGCTACTTAAGGTGATTTTCGCCCTTCTGCTAATCTATCTCGCCTACGTCATGGCGAAGGAAAAGAGGGAGTGCGTCCCCGAGGTGGGGGAGGTGAACTACCGGCGTGTTCCCGTCGTGGGGGTTCTGGCGGGCCTGACTTCTGGCCTTCTCGGTATAAGCGGTGGCGTCCTCAACGTCCCCCTGTTCCACACCTACATAGGTCTTCCGATGAGATACGCCGTAGGCACGTCGAGCCTCTCGCTCTTCTTTACGGCCCTTGCAGGGGCACTCGCCCACTACAGGCTCGGGCAGGTTGACGTTTATTCGGCGATCATCCTCGCACCTGGCCTCATCGTCGGAGCGAGAGCTGGTGCGATGGCCGTTCACAGGCTCAATCCGGTAATTTTGAGGAAGGCCTTTGCCGTTATACTCGTCCTCGTTGCCCTGAAAATGATGCTGTGA
- a CDS encoding aconitase X catalytic domain-containing protein, whose amino-acid sequence MYLTKEEELVLAGEYGYALQKAMEILVALGDIYGADRLIPIKSAQVAGVSYKNIGEAGIEFLRDFVNAGAKVSVYTTLNPAGIGDDEFMEKQAEVLNLYREMGIEVTSTCTPYYGANLPKFGDHIAWSESSAVIFANSVIGARTNREGGPSSLASAIVGKTPNYGLHLEENRKATVIVDVQAKVKTFVDYATLGYHLGRALGNDVPYFRGIRPEKTEFLKEMGASMAASGSIALYHVEGETPEYKGAIVDKLETITVEDGDIKAVREQFSDDWSEIDMILIGCPHASIIEVKEIAELLAMRGRPLKIPLFITASRAVKALADSLGYTDVIERYNGRIIADSCFVVSPIKGWYNGIATNSGKSAFYFRSFGFNVRLDDAENLIKEAP is encoded by the coding sequence ATGTACCTGACGAAGGAAGAGGAGCTGGTTCTGGCCGGGGAGTACGGCTACGCTCTCCAGAAGGCGATGGAGATACTCGTCGCCCTCGGGGATATCTACGGCGCCGACAGGCTCATCCCGATAAAGAGCGCCCAAGTAGCGGGAGTCTCTTACAAGAACATAGGCGAGGCCGGAATCGAGTTCCTGCGCGACTTTGTGAACGCCGGGGCGAAGGTCTCTGTTTACACCACCCTGAACCCGGCTGGAATAGGCGACGACGAGTTCATGGAGAAGCAGGCCGAGGTTCTCAATCTCTACCGCGAGATGGGGATAGAAGTCACATCAACCTGCACCCCCTACTACGGCGCGAACCTGCCAAAGTTCGGCGACCACATAGCATGGAGCGAGAGTTCAGCGGTTATTTTCGCGAACTCCGTAATTGGTGCTAGAACGAACAGGGAGGGCGGACCATCGAGCCTCGCCTCCGCCATAGTTGGAAAAACTCCAAACTACGGACTGCATCTTGAGGAGAACAGAAAGGCGACTGTAATCGTCGATGTCCAAGCGAAGGTGAAAACCTTCGTCGACTACGCGACTCTGGGCTACCACCTCGGCAGGGCCCTTGGGAACGACGTTCCCTACTTCAGGGGCATAAGGCCCGAAAAAACCGAGTTCCTGAAAGAGATGGGCGCGTCGATGGCAGCTAGCGGTTCTATAGCGCTCTACCACGTCGAGGGCGAGACACCGGAGTATAAGGGGGCAATAGTAGATAAACTCGAAACGATAACAGTTGAAGATGGCGACATCAAAGCCGTTAGGGAGCAGTTCAGCGACGACTGGAGCGAGATAGATATGATACTCATCGGCTGTCCGCACGCTTCCATCATAGAGGTGAAGGAAATAGCGGAACTTCTGGCGATGCGCGGAAGGCCCCTGAAGATACCGCTCTTCATAACGGCTAGCAGAGCTGTGAAAGCACTGGCTGACAGCTTGGGCTATACCGATGTGATAGAGCGCTACAACGGGAGGATTATAGCCGATTCCTGCTTCGTTGTTTCGCCGATAAAGGGCTGGTATAATGGCATAGCGACCAACAGCGGGAAGTCAGCTTTCTACTTCCGCTCCTTCGGGTTTAACGTCAGACTTGACGACGCCGAGAACCTCATAAAGGAGGCCCCGTGA
- a CDS encoding DUF126 domain-containing protein, producing MKLKGRKIVGGKVEGELIVSQKPLSFLGGVDPETGVVTDAESDIRGESIAGKILAFPRGKGSTVGSYVIYALKKNGKAPKAIIVGEAETIVATGAIIAGIPMVDGIDVSKLKSGVKVKVDADRGEVEVEE from the coding sequence ATGAAGCTTAAGGGAAGGAAAATCGTTGGTGGAAAGGTGGAGGGAGAGCTCATAGTTTCTCAAAAGCCCCTCTCCTTTTTGGGTGGGGTTGACCCCGAGACCGGAGTCGTCACCGACGCTGAGAGCGACATACGCGGGGAGAGCATAGCCGGGAAGATACTCGCCTTCCCGCGTGGAAAGGGCTCGACAGTCGGTTCCTACGTCATCTACGCCCTCAAGAAGAACGGAAAGGCACCAAAGGCCATTATAGTCGGCGAGGCAGAGACTATAGTCGCGACCGGAGCAATAATAGCGGGCATTCCGATGGTGGACGGCATAGACGTCTCGAAGCTGAAGAGCGGGGTTAAGGTTAAGGTCGACGCTGACAGGGGTGAGGTTGAGGTCGAAGAATAA